One Sediminibacillus dalangtanensis genomic region harbors:
- the murQ gene encoding N-acetylmuramic acid 6-phosphate etherase, giving the protein MELASLVTEQRNKNSMKLDQMSTIEILQTINQEDKKVAEAVEHVLPDIEVAIEHIYQAFSKGGRLFYCGAGTSGRLGFLDASECPPTFMTPPEMVQTVMAGGSQAVSKALEGSEDNEQQGTEDLRARNLSAEDVVIGITASGRTPYPIGALKYAREVGAYTVALSCNEQAVISSHADCSIEVVVGPEVLTGSTRLKAGTAHKMVLNMISTTAMIKLGKVQENLMVDVHASNYKLMERAKRIIMELTDISYQAAEETLEAANKQVKPAIVMVEAKVTYEEAKQAIQKSKGYVREAIDYANKHYTQA; this is encoded by the coding sequence ATGGAGTTGGCAAGCTTAGTAACAGAACAGCGGAATAAAAACAGCATGAAGCTGGATCAAATGTCGACAATCGAAATCCTGCAAACCATCAATCAAGAAGATAAAAAGGTTGCTGAAGCAGTCGAACATGTCCTGCCGGATATCGAGGTGGCCATCGAGCATATTTATCAGGCATTCTCAAAAGGCGGACGCCTGTTTTATTGTGGTGCTGGTACGAGCGGCAGGCTTGGTTTTCTCGATGCTTCTGAATGTCCGCCCACCTTTATGACACCGCCGGAAATGGTTCAAACCGTGATGGCAGGAGGGAGCCAGGCTGTCAGCAAAGCGCTGGAAGGCTCCGAGGACAATGAACAGCAGGGTACAGAGGACTTGCGAGCCCGAAATCTGTCCGCTGAGGATGTGGTAATCGGCATCACTGCAAGCGGTCGAACGCCATATCCGATTGGGGCGTTGAAGTATGCAAGGGAAGTCGGCGCCTACACGGTCGCACTATCCTGTAACGAGCAGGCTGTCATCAGCAGCCATGCAGACTGCAGCATCGAGGTAGTAGTCGGTCCGGAAGTGCTCACCGGTTCTACCAGGCTGAAAGCAGGTACTGCACACAAAATGGTTCTCAATATGATTAGCACCACGGCCATGATCAAGCTCGGCAAGGTGCAGGAAAATTTGATGGTCGATGTCCATGCCAGCAACTATAAACTGATGGAACGGGCAAAGCGGATCATTATGGAACTGACCGATATATCGTATCAAGCAGCAGAAGAGACCCTGGAAGCAGCAAACAAACAGGTGAAGCCGGCCATTGTGATGGTGGAGGCCAAGGTTACATACGAGGAAGCCAAACAGGCTATTCAAAAAAGCAAGGGGTATGTCAGAGAAGCGATCGATTACGCAAACAAGCATTACACGCAAGCGTAA
- a CDS encoding N-acetylglucosamine kinase codes for MPFVIGIDGGGTKTTCLVKKVGGKQQEIARFQGPGTNPHVVGFETAAARIGELIRGGLEAVNVNTEEVAAVCCGLAGVGRNSEEQRMQKLISYELDSLKVSEYCELSVCSDSYIALRGALQPGTDEGILVISGTGSNALALTSSGKLTKSGGWGHILGDEGSGYFIGMKALNYMTRACDGRDKATMLTSLILKRLQLEKAEDLIAYIYGERPEKREIASLARQVIEAAEHHDEAAENILCQAAEELLTHVESLFRKNPEFTEQTVVTAAGSIISYSKLVKDTFINGLRKRNLGVYQEAYQSPAYGAALVAEELAHPSKQ; via the coding sequence ATGCCTTTTGTTATTGGAATAGATGGTGGAGGAACAAAAACCACCTGCTTGGTAAAAAAAGTAGGGGGCAAGCAACAAGAGATTGCGAGATTTCAAGGCCCGGGTACGAACCCGCATGTGGTTGGATTTGAAACGGCTGCTGCCAGGATCGGTGAGCTTATCAGAGGTGGACTCGAAGCGGTAAATGTGAACACAGAAGAAGTTGCAGCTGTTTGTTGCGGTCTCGCCGGGGTCGGGAGAAATTCCGAGGAACAAAGGATGCAGAAATTAATATCATATGAATTGGATTCACTTAAAGTTTCCGAATATTGCGAATTAAGTGTCTGTTCGGATTCCTATATCGCCCTGAGGGGAGCACTTCAGCCGGGGACGGATGAGGGAATTCTCGTCATATCGGGCACAGGGTCCAATGCCCTTGCTTTGACGAGCTCCGGAAAGCTGACGAAAAGCGGAGGCTGGGGGCATATACTCGGAGATGAAGGTAGCGGTTATTTTATCGGGATGAAGGCTCTAAATTATATGACACGGGCATGTGATGGCAGAGACAAGGCTACGATGCTGACCAGCTTGATTCTAAAACGGCTTCAGCTGGAAAAAGCAGAAGATCTCATCGCATACATATATGGCGAACGACCAGAAAAACGGGAGATTGCAAGTTTGGCAAGACAAGTCATAGAGGCGGCTGAACACCACGACGAGGCTGCTGAAAACATTCTATGCCAGGCGGCGGAAGAGCTGCTTACACATGTCGAAAGCTTGTTCCGGAAAAACCCGGAGTTTACTGAACAAACGGTTGTGACCGCTGCTGGATCAATTATTTCGTATTCTAAACTAGTGAAGGATACCTTTATCAACGGACTGAGGAAGCGGAATCTAGGAGTCTATCAGGAAGCATATCAAAGTCCGGCATATGGAGCGGCGCTTGTCGCCGAAGAGCTGGCGCACCCATCTAAACAATAG
- a CDS encoding thiolase family protein, which translates to MEEAVIVSAKRTPIGDFCGMLKDYSAVELGTAALKGAISAGGIEAGLIEEVIGGQVYQAGCKGNTARQIALAADCSDETVALTINQQCPSSLRAVEMMAQNIMLGKMEVGAVVGYESMTNVPHLIQGARSGYKLGGGKIVDGLLHDALIDAFNGYHMGITAENLAQEYDISREEQDAFALQSHERACQAASAGRFTDEIIPLEIKTKKGIEQAVKDEHPNPETSLERLAELKPAFKSDGTVTAGNASSLNDGAAAVIVMSKTKAEQLGLQPMAKITASASAAVNPKVMGIGVVPAVEKVLKLAGVGQEAIDNWEINEAFAAQFLAVNRELKLNLDKVNVHGSGISLGHPVGCTGVRLLVSLLTVMEHRQLKRGCATLCAGGGPAAAMIVERF; encoded by the coding sequence ATGGAGGAAGCGGTAATCGTCAGTGCGAAACGGACGCCTATCGGTGACTTTTGCGGTATGTTGAAGGATTATTCGGCAGTGGAACTGGGAACGGCTGCACTGAAGGGGGCAATCTCTGCTGGGGGGATAGAAGCCGGACTGATCGAAGAAGTAATTGGAGGACAAGTCTATCAAGCAGGCTGTAAGGGAAATACGGCCAGGCAAATTGCCCTTGCGGCAGATTGTAGCGATGAAACCGTGGCGTTGACAATCAATCAGCAATGTCCGTCTTCATTGCGGGCGGTCGAGATGATGGCGCAAAACATTATGCTAGGGAAAATGGAAGTCGGAGCGGTTGTCGGGTACGAAAGCATGACCAATGTTCCGCATTTAATCCAAGGAGCGCGAAGTGGATACAAATTAGGGGGCGGCAAGATTGTCGACGGGTTGCTGCATGATGCACTGATTGATGCGTTTAACGGGTATCATATGGGAATTACAGCGGAAAATTTAGCGCAGGAGTACGATATCAGTCGGGAAGAGCAGGATGCATTTGCGCTGCAAAGCCACGAGCGAGCCTGCCAGGCTGCATCTGCAGGACGTTTCACCGATGAAATCATCCCCTTGGAAATAAAAACAAAAAAGGGAATCGAGCAAGCAGTAAAAGATGAACATCCGAATCCGGAAACCAGTTTGGAGCGGCTTGCGGAGCTGAAGCCTGCCTTCAAGTCTGATGGAACCGTGACAGCCGGCAATGCTTCCAGCTTGAACGATGGTGCGGCGGCCGTCATTGTGATGAGTAAAACAAAAGCAGAGCAGCTTGGTTTGCAGCCTATGGCAAAAATCACAGCTTCCGCTTCAGCGGCTGTCAATCCCAAAGTGATGGGAATCGGCGTCGTTCCTGCCGTGGAAAAAGTATTGAAACTTGCTGGTGTCGGTCAGGAAGCCATCGACAATTGGGAAATCAACGAAGCCTTTGCCGCACAATTTTTGGCAGTCAATCGCGAGCTTAAATTGAATCTCGATAAGGTGAACGTACACGGTTCCGGCATTTCACTTGGACACCCAGTAGGATGTACCGGAGTGCGATTACTTGTGTCGCTGTTGACCGTTATGGAACACCGTCAGTTGAAGAGAGGCTGCGCGACCTTATGTGCCGGCGGTGGTCCTGCAGCCGCCATGATCGTGGAAAGGTTCTAA
- a CDS encoding DUF600 domain-containing protein, whose translation MKEFEDYFSELQTDMVAICLEYVDNKADEIFIYCSYEPKMYVFDFFYKINGKVVHKNQLNEATKELDSRLNQVYDVSRERQKAALRIGNQNLKLIHKKCEEFNKDMPTEMKLYYNVKQNSLKGKYRYDLVYSNDEELLPDDVFNLWFEEVKNGNY comes from the coding sequence GTGAAGGAGTTTGAGGATTATTTTTCAGAATTACAAACAGACATGGTGGCTATATGTTTAGAGTATGTTGATAATAAAGCAGATGAAATTTTTATTTATTGTTCATATGAACCCAAAATGTATGTTTTTGATTTTTTCTATAAAATTAATGGAAAGGTCGTTCACAAAAATCAGTTAAACGAGGCCACAAAAGAGTTGGATAGTCGACTTAATCAAGTTTATGATGTTTCGAGAGAAAGACAGAAGGCTGCATTAAGAATAGGTAATCAAAATTTAAAGCTTATTCATAAAAAATGTGAAGAGTTCAATAAAGATATGCCAACAGAAATGAAATTGTATTACAATGTAAAGCAGAATAGCTTAAAAGGAAAATATAGATATGATTTAGTTTATTCAAATGATGAAGAGCTTTTACCAGATGATGTTTTTAATTTATGGTTTGAGGAAGTAAAAAATGGAAATTACTGA
- a CDS encoding DNA/RNA non-specific endonuclease produces MADQAANLGQFGLKAGVKTGMQQELRHVGDMVTTAGRQSTARLKSAGAAVKDRAIRDAISAGKAADSMVTSAINIASPRRVVSMNELGNVHIPAENTRFFENKIKDTLTKADGASVSSGVKGRVNKTGKIPDGIIRDGSHMSTDGALKPNVKYKAGEYEYLYETDNMGRLKEFNADDLKLTERDSRLPHKSNTPGKETGDHAGHLAGDRFGGSPDLDNLVSQSSSVNLSKYKKLENQWAKAIEEGKEVSVNVKVNYEGNSLRPSSFDIEYEIDGRMRFVSLEN; encoded by the coding sequence ATGGCCGATCAGGCAGCAAACCTAGGTCAATTCGGCCTAAAAGCGGGCGTTAAAACTGGCATGCAGCAGGAACTGAGGCATGTAGGGGATATGGTCACCACGGCAGGAAGGCAATCGACTGCAAGGCTGAAAAGCGCCGGAGCAGCCGTGAAAGATCGGGCCATCCGTGATGCGATATCCGCAGGAAAAGCGGCAGACAGTATGGTCACTTCTGCGATAAATATTGCTTCGCCACGGCGAGTAGTTTCCATGAATGAATTGGGCAACGTACATATTCCTGCCGAAAATACCCGCTTCTTTGAGAACAAGATAAAGGATACGTTGACTAAGGCAGACGGGGCTAGTGTTAGTTCAGGTGTTAAGGGTAGGGTTAATAAAACAGGTAAGATCCCTGATGGTATTATTAGAGACGGAAGTCATATGAGTACGGATGGTGCTTTAAAACCGAATGTTAAGTATAAAGCAGGAGAATATGAGTATTTATATGAGACGGATAATATGGGAAGACTCAAAGAGTTTAATGCAGATGATTTAAAATTAACAGAAAGAGATAGCAGATTACCCCATAAATCAAACACACCAGGGAAAGAAACTGGTGATCATGCTGGACATTTAGCTGGTGATAGGTTTGGGGGCTCTCCAGATTTAGATAATCTTGTATCTCAATCAAGTAGTGTTAACTTAAGTAAATACAAAAAGTTAGAAAATCAATGGGCTAAAGCAATAGAAGAAGGAAAAGAAGTTTCTGTTAATGTTAAGGTTAATTACGAAGGAAATAGTTTAAGACCGAGCAGCTTTGATATAGAATATGAAATAGATGGTCGTATGAGGTTCGTAAGTTTAGAGAACTAG
- a CDS encoding phosphoserine aminotransferase — translation MDVKYIPAHWKKMKEGLGDLIGLGRYGKGMIDDLRHITENLEDAESDIAKYDRDGVISFSHIDREGKYKSLFEDFKVLHHFAGKVGDIVDRTIDDPFHEDIDKFVSSMRDATISNYTTKNRIDATEQQVIYQRYGMQETREVPKTEVSLDDLFSGDNFYAEQLQLEYDMWKAQHPDQEFTQEEYRMAAVNMNAFEYESIKDQQHSKEFWANIGALAAVVGATVLAVVVPPVGFPLALTVGAAYGTMELGTAVTGKDWASGRELNTGERWLRGALSPLDIVPGVSGIKKIQQWGSHGRSGSKPRSIRPKSGR, via the coding sequence ATGGATGTAAAGTACATCCCGGCGCACTGGAAAAAGATGAAGGAAGGGTTGGGTGATCTGATCGGTCTTGGTCGCTATGGAAAAGGCATGATTGATGACTTAAGGCACATAACGGAAAACCTGGAGGACGCAGAATCGGATATTGCCAAATATGACCGGGATGGCGTCATTTCTTTTTCCCACATCGACCGGGAAGGAAAATATAAATCGTTGTTTGAGGATTTCAAAGTTCTTCATCATTTTGCCGGAAAGGTCGGGGATATAGTAGACCGCACCATCGATGATCCTTTTCATGAAGACATCGATAAATTTGTATCCTCCATGCGGGATGCGACTATTTCCAACTATACAACGAAAAACCGGATAGATGCGACGGAACAGCAAGTGATCTACCAGCGTTACGGCATGCAGGAAACCCGGGAAGTACCGAAGACAGAAGTCAGTCTGGATGATTTATTCAGCGGCGATAACTTCTATGCGGAACAGCTGCAGCTGGAATACGACATGTGGAAAGCGCAGCATCCCGACCAGGAGTTCACGCAGGAAGAATACCGCATGGCCGCGGTCAACATGAACGCCTTTGAATATGAGTCCATCAAGGATCAGCAACATAGCAAGGAGTTTTGGGCCAATATCGGCGCGTTGGCAGCCGTTGTCGGCGCTACCGTTCTAGCTGTAGTCGTGCCGCCGGTCGGGTTCCCTTTAGCGCTTACAGTAGGGGCGGCATATGGTACAATGGAGCTGGGAACGGCCGTCACCGGAAAAGATTGGGCCTCCGGAAGGGAATTGAATACCGGGGAACGGTGGCTTCGAGGAGCCCTGAGTCCTCTGGATATCGTCCCGGGAGTGTCCGGAATCAAAAAAATTCAGCAGTGGGGTTCGCATGGCCGATCAGGCAGCAAACCTAGGTCAATTCGGCCTAAAAGCGGGCGTTAA
- a CDS encoding DUF5344 family protein produces the protein MHKAAAMGSTGVGGAKINVNPDEITSIFNQLESIISELESNATPYIKKLGELDYYKAGKAKEAMEAYDEANEKFMDLYDNYVRASTLVIDVLNTMIETDQAIAEQIIAKLEV, from the coding sequence ATGCATAAAGCGGCTGCGATGGGAAGTACCGGAGTTGGAGGCGCGAAAATCAATGTCAATCCTGATGAAATAACCTCTATCTTCAATCAGCTTGAATCCATCATTTCAGAATTGGAAAGTAATGCAACCCCTTATATCAAGAAGCTCGGGGAGCTGGACTATTATAAAGCAGGAAAGGCAAAGGAAGCGATGGAAGCTTACGATGAAGCAAACGAGAAGTTCATGGATCTTTATGATAATTACGTAAGAGCATCCACTCTCGTCATCGATGTCCTTAACACCATGATCGAAACAGACCAGGCAATTGCCGAACAAATCATTGCAAAATTGGAGGTCTGA
- a CDS encoding DUF5081 family protein — protein sequence MSNISTDTFNVPELYLLASAFGGNVLFGLPEKQIYQLKGEEVFEQAHNRLIEKGILNGEGKITKSGAIIIQALEYYYQSEKYVRINNLMFGFPSDNEDELVMMVETDEQALYKLFVISKAIVLKLLSEKFPMITREPEEKEKNFLKQELTNKERRETEQLEPGDSMVNLELFHLNEKHREVSNPAYYQQWLVFPKEEKLIMVDTVQRKYYHASQYWFLKVLFDEMEFPYKEAK from the coding sequence ATGAGCAACATTTCAACCGATACGTTTAACGTGCCTGAACTTTACCTGCTGGCCTCTGCGTTTGGTGGAAATGTTCTTTTCGGCCTTCCTGAAAAACAAATCTATCAGCTCAAAGGGGAAGAAGTATTTGAACAGGCACATAACCGTTTAATCGAAAAAGGCATTCTCAACGGGGAAGGAAAAATTACAAAAAGCGGTGCCATCATTATTCAAGCGCTGGAATACTATTATCAGAGTGAGAAATACGTCCGGATTAATAACTTGATGTTTGGATTTCCCTCCGACAATGAGGATGAGTTAGTAATGATGGTAGAGACAGATGAACAAGCGCTCTACAAGTTATTTGTCATTTCAAAAGCGATTGTATTGAAGCTTCTAAGTGAAAAGTTTCCGATGATTACGCGTGAACCGGAGGAAAAAGAAAAGAACTTTTTAAAACAGGAATTGACAAATAAAGAGAGAAGGGAAACGGAACAACTGGAGCCTGGAGATTCGATGGTAAACCTTGAGTTGTTTCATTTAAATGAGAAACACCGGGAAGTAAGCAATCCTGCTTACTATCAACAGTGGCTTGTTTTCCCTAAAGAAGAGAAGCTGATCATGGTGGATACAGTTCAGCGTAAATATTATCATGCAAGTCAGTATTGGTTCTTGAAAGTTCTCTTTGATGAAATGGAATTCCCATACAAGGAGGCGAAGTAG
- a CDS encoding WXG100 family type VII secretion target, which produces MGEVRIDGNRLNEARAAARTLESTIDSTYEQCEQLISFVHSAKWSGKSRDSFLSYLEIISQYHKDLKSAAALQTKALNNLHRYIDDFRNDSSVKEVRNL; this is translated from the coding sequence TTGGGAGAGGTAAGAATCGATGGCAATCGCTTGAATGAGGCAAGAGCAGCGGCCCGTACACTGGAAAGTACGATTGATTCCACTTATGAACAATGTGAGCAACTCATTTCATTTGTTCACTCAGCGAAATGGAGCGGGAAGTCAAGGGATAGCTTTTTAAGTTACTTAGAAATCATTTCGCAATATCACAAAGATTTGAAATCGGCGGCAGCATTACAGACCAAAGCATTGAATAACCTCCACCGTTATATTGACGACTTTCGTAATGACAGCTCGGTGAAAGAAGTGAGAAACTTATGA
- a CDS encoding chorismate synthase, which translates to MSWFFRTETEKKRDAYLKLYYKLKDAKADHDRLVNEAESSYSSYTSSVPNLSNSKIPSNDFDPKREELNQELLRYFNYEKNKRSQLVHAASRAYERYQYYKQLAIKEVEED; encoded by the coding sequence ATGTCCTGGTTTTTTAGAACCGAAACAGAAAAGAAGCGGGATGCCTACTTGAAGCTATACTATAAGCTGAAGGATGCAAAAGCGGATCATGACAGACTGGTAAACGAAGCAGAGTCGTCCTATTCCAGCTATACCAGTTCGGTACCTAATCTATCAAACTCCAAGATACCGTCTAACGACTTTGACCCGAAACGAGAGGAATTAAATCAGGAGCTGCTTCGGTACTTTAACTATGAAAAAAACAAACGAAGCCAGCTTGTCCATGCGGCTTCCCGCGCTTATGAACGTTACCAGTATTATAAACAGTTAGCTATAAAAGAAGTAGAAGAAGACTAG